The window AACAAGCACTGTGAAGCCGGACAGAAGTATCCCTGCGCCTATGCCCGTGAAGATAAGCCCGTTAAACCTGAGCTTGCCCCGTTCGGCCAGAGCTTCGGACACTATCACTGATGTCAGAAGGAACATTCCCGCACTGGCAAAGCCCGAAACCGTCCGCAGAACAGACCATATGAAGATGTCCTGTGTGAGAGCGAAAAGCCCCAGAGAAACGGCATTTATCAGATACATTGCGGCAAACCATGTGCCTTTGCGGTTGATCGGTTTGAACATGAAAAAGACGGAACCGACCAGATATCCCAGATAGTTAAGTGACGCTATTCCGCCGGCCTGCGCAACGGTGAGCACTCCGGCCTCGGTCATAACTTTGATCATCGGTGTGTAGGCGAAACGGGCTATGCCCATGGCCATAGCCATTGATGCTATACCCGCCGTTATTATGCGAATAAGTTCCATATTTGATTATACGGGAAACAATACGGAATGGAAGGGTTAAAATTATAAAGAATAACGGGTTTTCAGTGATTGTGCGACAGATGTTCAGTGTGGGTTATTTTCTATTGCTCCCTCCTTTATTAAAGGAGGGTTGGGGTGGATTTTGCTGTTAATGAATGTAAATCCCCCTTAATCCCCATTTTCAGCAAGCTCGGTGCAGAAACATTTGCAAAAATAAAGCAAATGTTTTGTAAAAGGGGGAGACAAATCCGAAGAACCACCGTAATGCTCGTTCGTCTTCGCGAACCCTTCAGGGTGAAGCGATCTTCCATATACAGCAGTGCTGAAGCCCCCATTTGCTATACTTTGAAGACTGCCACACCTGCTGGCGCAGGTTCGCAGTGACGGCTTTGCTTCAATACCACAGACACCCGTAACAGCCGTTATACTGAGGATTTTTGATTACCTGAATATCGCTCTCCGCCATTTCAGACAGGAAGCGTATCAGTCCTGAGTTCTCCGCAACGCCGCCCGCCGCATAAATCTTTTTATGGCGGTATTTGCGGATAAGCGGGAAGAGTCTGCGGGCTATGCTCTCGTTGACCCCTGCGCCGATATGCTCCGTGGGCACACCCTCGGCTATCTTGCCCACCAGTTCGCTCTCGGAAAAGACCGCACAGGTGGAGTTCAGCTTAACGGGGTTTTCGGTCATTGCCGCAAGCTCATCAAGGCTGATGTCCAGAATGCGGCATGCGTTCTCAAGGAATCTGCCCGTACTGGCGGCGCATTTGTCGTTCATTACGAAATCCTCGATATAGCCCTCACGCACATAGATTACCTTGCTGTCCTGCCCGCCGACGTCCACAAGGATGAACTCATCCTCGCCCGTGGAGTGCAGTGCGCCCTGATAGTGCGCCTTTATCTCGGAAATTACGTTGGCGTTGGCAAAGCTGAGCATGTTCCGTCCGTAGCCTGTGGCGGTGATTATAGTGTTTTCATCAGCACCGTATGCCGAAAGGTCGATTTCTATAGTACTTTCCGTGCGTTTCACACGGTTTTTATAGAAGAATACCGTGTCTTCACGGTGAAAATCGATGTTTTCCCCGTTCTGAAC of the Seleniivibrio woodruffii genome contains:
- a CDS encoding acyl-CoA dehydratase activase, which translates into the protein MKLGIDLGSRFVKIAVQNGENIDFHREDTVFFYKNRVKRTESTIEIDLSAYGADENTIITATGYGRNMLSFANANVISEIKAHYQGALHSTGEDEFILVDVGGQDSKVIYVREGYIEDFVMNDKCAASTGRFLENACRILDISLDELAAMTENPVKLNSTCAVFSESELVGKIAEGVPTEHIGAGVNESIARRLFPLIRKYRHKKIYAAGGVAENSGLIRFLSEMAESDIQVIKNPQYNGCYGCLWY